One Corvus moneduloides isolate bCorMon1 chromosome Z, bCorMon1.pri, whole genome shotgun sequence genomic window carries:
- the PIGG gene encoding GPI ethanolamine phosphate transferase 2 isoform X6, protein MRLRSGVFASSCLLVQALGVALFLRGFFPVPVRSLPRREARADPPAEPAPPGAGMVSNWTKIPPPLFKKVVVVLIDALRDDFVFGSKGKQFMPYTTQVVEKGTSYSFIAEAKPPTVTMPRIKALMTGSIPGFIDVVVNLNSPALLDDNLIWQAKTAGKRIIFYGDDTWVKLFPKHFVEYDGTTSFFVSDFTEVDDNVTRHLDRVLKREDWDLLILHYLGLDHIGHMTGPNSPLVGPKLREMDNIVKKIHISLLSKEEASLPNLLVVCGDHGMSETGSHGGSSEGEVRTPLLFISSAFEKRSGPLAQPEHVQQTDLASTLAIGLGLPISRNSVGNLILPVVGGKTMREQLRFVHLNGFQLSRLLQQNTLAYEKDFLT, encoded by the exons ATGCGGCTGCGCTCGGGGGTGTTcgcctcctcctgcctccttgTGCAGGCTTTGGGCGTCGCGCTGTTCCTCCGCGGCTTCTTCCCGGTGCCCGTCAGGTCCCTGCCCCGCAGAGAGGCCCGCGCGGACCCTCCCGCCGAgccggccccgcccggcgcAG GAATGGTTTCTAACTGGACCAAGATTCCTCCACCGCTTTTCAAAAAAGTTGTCGTTGTGCTGATAGATGCTTTGAGAGATGACTTTGTGTTTGGATCCAAAGGGAAACAGTTCATGCCATATACTACGCAAGTTGTAGAAAAAGGGACTTCCTACAGTTTCATTGCTGAAGCCAAGCCACCCACTGTGACTATGCCTCGAATTAAG GCTTTGATGACAGGTAGCATACCTGGTTTCATCGATGTTGTTGTGAACCTAAATTCTCCAGCTCTGTTGGATGACAATTTGATATGGCAGGCaaaaacagctgggaaaagaataatattttacGGCGATGATACTTGGGTCAAATTGTTCCCAAAGCACTTTGTGGAATATGATGGAACAACATCGTTTTTTGTGTCAGACTTCACAGAG GTTGATGATAATGTTACCAGACATTTGGATAGAGTGTTAAAGAGAGAAGACTGGGATCTCCTAATTCTGCATTACCTGGGGTTGGACCATATTGGTCATATGACTGGGCCTAACAGCCCATTAGTGGGACCAAAACTTCGTGAAATGGATAACATAGTGAAGAAGAttcatatttctcttctttcaaag GAGGAAGCTTCTCTGCCCAATTTGCTAGTTGTTTGTGGGGATCACGGGATGTCTGAAACAGGCAGTCATGGTGGTTCTTCAGAAGGAGAAGTGCGCACACCACTGCTGTTTATCAgctctgcttttgaaaagaGAAGTG GTCCTCTGGCCCAACCTGAACATGTGCAGCAAACAGATTTAGCTAGCACACTGGCAATAGGTCTTGGTCTACCAATTTCAAGAAACAGTGTTGGGAACCTCATATTGCCAGTTGTTGGAGGCAAGACAATGAGAGAACAGCTACGTTTTGTGCACTTGAATGGGTTCCAGCTTAGCAGATTGCTGCAACAGAATACGCTTGCATACGAAAAAG attTCCTCACTTAA